A genomic window from Companilactobacillus alimentarius DSM 20249 includes:
- a CDS encoding alpha/beta hydrolase, which produces MKIMTPKPFYFDKGEKAVLLLHSFSGTSNDMRLLGRALERNNYSVYAPMFIGHGTREPLDILELGSPDKWWQQTKSAIGFLEMQGKKQISVFGLSLGAIFATKALEEIPGIVAGGVFGSPLYTTNFEEIRKAFMTYSKKVYSFQQGLTEVEIDSKIRVVDTKIDSMLTDIRKTTVGVNKNLAEIKRPYFIGQGTSDKLVDPDAAKIVAQKVETSQLHLYDAGHVLTINSAHKQLESAVLNFLENN; this is translated from the coding sequence ATGAAAATAATGACGCCAAAGCCATTTTATTTTGATAAAGGAGAAAAAGCAGTTTTATTGCTGCACTCTTTTTCGGGGACATCCAATGATATGCGACTGTTAGGTCGAGCTTTAGAACGAAATAACTATTCGGTATACGCACCAATGTTTATTGGTCACGGAACACGTGAACCGTTAGATATTTTAGAATTAGGGAGTCCTGATAAATGGTGGCAACAGACTAAAAGTGCGATTGGATTCCTAGAGATGCAAGGAAAGAAGCAAATTTCTGTCTTTGGATTGTCATTAGGGGCGATATTTGCAACTAAAGCCTTAGAAGAGATTCCAGGAATAGTTGCTGGTGGAGTTTTTGGTTCGCCATTGTATACGACTAATTTTGAAGAAATAAGAAAAGCCTTTATGACATACTCGAAAAAGGTGTATTCTTTTCAACAGGGCTTAACAGAAGTCGAAATTGATTCTAAAATTAGAGTTGTAGATACAAAAATTGATTCAATGTTAACTGATATTAGAAAAACAACCGTTGGTGTAAATAAAAACTTAGCTGAAATAAAACGACCATATTTTATTGGTCAAGGTACGAGTGATAAATTGGTAGATCCTGATGCTGCAAAAATTGTGGCTCAAAAGGTTGAAACGTCACAGTTGCATTTGTATGATGCAGGGCATGTTTTAACCATCAACAGTGCTCACAAACAGTTAGAGAGTGCTGTGTTAAACTTTTTAGAAAATAATTGA
- the secG gene encoding preprotein translocase subunit SecG, which yields MYNVIETVLIIVSILIIIAVLMQPTKQQDALNALSGGGGDLFSNQKKRGFEAFMVKVTYVLLVLFFVCSLILVYLSSH from the coding sequence GTGTATAACGTTATTGAAACAGTGTTGATAATCGTTTCCATTTTGATAATAATTGCCGTCTTAATGCAACCTACAAAGCAACAAGATGCTTTGAATGCATTATCTGGTGGTGGTGGCGACCTATTCAGCAACCAAAAGAAACGTGGTTTCGAAGCCTTTATGGTTAAGGTTACCTACGTTTTACTAGTACTATTTTTTGTATGTTCATTAATACTAGTATACTTATCATCTCACTAA
- a CDS encoding ClC family H(+)/Cl(-) exchange transporter — protein MKVVITDNEKLRLTLEGVLVGIISGIVVSMFRWSIAQSLKIFQGLYVAARTNVLLLIGLVVAMIIVAVFVGYLLKGEPNISGSGIPQVEAQLGGEMHLKWWSILWKKFVGGIVSIGPGLFLGREGPSIQLGSAIGQGVGDLTHDNVGVNQRVLIASGAAAGLAAAFSAPIAGAMFVLEEVYHNFSPLVWVTSLASAVSANVVALYVFGLQPVLRVPYQYSLPIKYYWHLIVLGIILGIMGRLYQIVLLWMPSLYNKTRLPRFIHGIIPLILIIPIGMIAPNFIGGGNGIIINLDKYGTGLLLLLGLFALRFIYSMISYGSGLPGGIFLPILNLGAIIGAIYAICMNQLGLLPIAFESNLIIFAMAGYFACIGKAPFTAIILVTEMVGSLKHLMPLAVLSLVAYIVVDLLNGAPIYESLKERLNLNSDYLNRVSKFNDRLEVPIYEGSSIDGKYIRDIPFPKNILVIAVYRGERQLIPRGDTLIKAGDRIVFMVNAGQRAKISQKLKDLINGIN, from the coding sequence ATGAAAGTTGTAATTACTGATAATGAGAAATTAAGACTAACCTTAGAAGGTGTATTAGTCGGAATTATTTCAGGAATTGTCGTAAGTATGTTTAGATGGTCAATTGCCCAATCGTTAAAAATTTTTCAAGGGTTATATGTAGCTGCACGTACCAATGTTTTATTGTTAATTGGATTAGTTGTAGCGATGATTATCGTGGCAGTTTTTGTAGGTTATTTATTAAAAGGAGAACCCAATATTTCTGGATCAGGTATTCCACAGGTCGAAGCTCAATTGGGTGGAGAGATGCATTTGAAATGGTGGTCGATTCTTTGGAAAAAATTTGTTGGTGGAATCGTAAGTATTGGTCCAGGATTATTCCTTGGTCGAGAAGGTCCTTCGATTCAGTTGGGATCGGCGATCGGACAAGGTGTGGGTGATTTAACGCACGATAATGTCGGTGTTAATCAACGTGTCTTGATTGCTAGTGGTGCGGCAGCTGGATTAGCGGCGGCTTTCAGTGCCCCAATTGCTGGAGCAATGTTTGTTTTGGAAGAAGTTTATCATAATTTTTCACCGTTAGTGTGGGTAACTTCTCTAGCCAGTGCTGTCAGTGCCAATGTTGTTGCTTTATATGTCTTTGGTTTACAGCCAGTTTTACGAGTACCTTATCAATATAGCTTGCCGATCAAATATTATTGGCATCTGATTGTTTTAGGAATTATTTTAGGAATTATGGGACGTTTGTATCAAATTGTTTTGTTGTGGATGCCAAGTCTTTACAACAAGACACGTTTGCCTAGATTTATTCATGGGATTATTCCGTTGATTTTGATTATTCCAATTGGAATGATTGCACCAAACTTTATTGGTGGTGGTAATGGGATTATTATTAATTTGGATAAATATGGAACAGGTTTATTATTGTTATTAGGACTCTTTGCGTTAAGATTTATTTATTCAATGATCTCTTATGGTTCAGGTCTACCTGGTGGAATCTTTTTGCCAATCTTGAATTTAGGAGCTATCATTGGAGCTATCTATGCAATTTGTATGAATCAATTAGGGTTGTTGCCAATTGCTTTTGAAAGTAATTTAATTATTTTTGCTATGGCAGGTTACTTTGCTTGTATTGGTAAAGCACCTTTTACAGCAATTATTTTGGTCACAGAAATGGTAGGATCATTGAAGCATTTGATGCCTCTAGCAGTTTTATCATTAGTTGCCTACATTGTAGTGGATCTTTTAAATGGAGCACCAATTTACGAATCATTAAAGGAACGTTTAAACTTGAATTCTGATTATTTGAATCGAGTTAGCAAGTTTAATGATCGTTTAGAAGTTCCCATATATGAGGGCAGTTCGATTGACGGTAAATATATTCGTGATATTCCCTTTCCCAAAAATATTTTGGTCATTGCGGTATACCGTGGTGAACGTCAATTAATTCCTAGGGGTGACACTTTGATCAAGGCAGGAGATAGGATTGTCTTCATGGTCAATGCTGGTCAGAGAGCCAAAATTTCGCAGAAGTTAAAGGATTTGATTAATGGAATTAACTAG
- a CDS encoding oxidoreductase, whose protein sequence is MTLKIAFIGFGKSANRYHLPYLNIRDNFQLKTVYTRKAPNEELAKPYRDKGVKFTNELDDILNDPEIDLVTICTPAQTHYQLAKSVIEAKKSVIVEKPFVDTLEHAKELIQLGKDNNVLVMPYQNRRFDGDYLAAKQVIDQGFLGDIVEVESHIDYYRPNTVNGKGTKEQGEFYGLGIHLMDRMVAIFGRPDKVVYDIRNTEVSDAVDNYFDVDLHYGSKMKVKVKVSTDVAQEYPRFIVHGMNGSFIKYGADQQENDLKAGIMPGTPGFGEDSPMYYGLAKYRNSNGDWIKKQIKTPLGDYGLYYDSVYQTLVNHRERLVSDEQILTDMELLEAGFYQESPSIYEVPKLNF, encoded by the coding sequence ATGACGCTAAAAATTGCATTTATTGGTTTTGGTAAATCAGCTAATCGTTATCATTTGCCATATTTGAATATTCGAGATAATTTTCAATTGAAAACAGTTTATACAAGAAAGGCTCCTAATGAAGAATTAGCTAAGCCTTATCGTGATAAAGGTGTTAAATTCACTAATGAATTAGATGATATTCTAAATGATCCAGAGATTGACTTAGTTACGATCTGTACGCCAGCACAGACACATTATCAATTGGCTAAGAGTGTAATCGAGGCTAAGAAATCGGTTATTGTCGAAAAACCTTTTGTTGATACTTTGGAACATGCTAAAGAATTGATTCAATTAGGAAAAGACAACAATGTTTTGGTAATGCCATATCAAAATCGTCGTTTTGATGGTGATTATTTGGCTGCAAAACAAGTAATTGATCAAGGCTTTTTAGGGGATATTGTTGAAGTTGAGTCACACATTGACTACTATCGTCCCAACACAGTAAATGGCAAAGGGACCAAAGAACAAGGTGAGTTTTATGGTCTTGGAATTCATTTGATGGATCGAATGGTAGCGATCTTTGGACGTCCTGATAAAGTTGTCTATGATATCAGAAATACTGAAGTAAGCGATGCAGTTGATAATTATTTTGATGTTGACTTGCATTACGGATCAAAAATGAAAGTTAAAGTAAAGGTCAGCACAGATGTTGCCCAAGAATACCCTCGCTTTATCGTTCATGGAATGAATGGTTCCTTTATCAAGTATGGTGCCGATCAACAAGAAAATGATCTAAAAGCTGGAATTATGCCTGGAACTCCAGGATTTGGCGAAGACAGTCCGATGTATTATGGCTTGGCTAAATATCGCAATTCTAATGGCGATTGGATTAAAAAGCAGATTAAGACGCCATTGGGTGATTATGGCTTGTATTACGATTCAGTTTATCAAACACTCGTCAATCATCGGGAAAGACTAGTTAGTGATGAACAAATTTTGACAGATATGGAATTATTAGAGGCGGGATTCTATCAAGAATCACCTTCAATTTATGAGGTACCAAAATTAAATTTTTAA